The window TTCGTTGTGTGCGCCCATGTGGGCATGCTGCGCGTCGTAGGCCACGCCGGCTCCGCGCAACGCGATTTCCCGCGCCGCCTCAAGATAGGAGAGGGCGCCGCTCGACCCCGGGTCGTAGGTCAGCACCGTCTGTCCGTAGCTGGGGGCTTCCGAGATACGGACCGAGCGTGGAATGCTCGTCCGCAGTACTTCTTCACCGAAGTGACTGCGCACCTCGTCGGCAACCTGGGACGCGAGACGCGTCCTGCCGTCGTACATGGTGAGCAGGATCGTCGACACGTGCAGGTCGGGGTTGAGGTGCCCCCGCACGAGGTCGACGTTACGCAGTAGCTGACCCAGGCCCTCCAGGGCGTAGTACTCGCACTGGATCGGAATGAGAACTTCGGCCCCGGCAACGAGTGCGTTCACGGTCAGCAGGCCCAGCGAGGGCGGGCAGTCGATCAGGATGTAGTCCAGCGGCTGCTCGTACGCCTGAATCGCCCGTTCCAGCCGACTCTCGCGGGCGACCAGGGAGACCAGCTCGATCTCCGCACCGGCGAGATCGATTGTGGCCGGCGCGCAGAAGAGTCCCTCGACATCGGGAACCGGCTGAACGACCTCGGAGAGCGGCTTGCTGTCGATCAGCACGTCGTAGATGGAAGGGACTTCGGCGTGGTGGTCGATGCCCAGCGCGGTGGAGGCGTTCCCCTGAGGGTCCAGGTCGACCACCAGGACACGGCCGCCATGCAGCGCGAGAGAGGCCGCAAGGTTGACCGTGGTCGTGGTCTTACCGACCCCGCCCTTCTGGTTGGCGACCACCATGACGCGGGTCTGCTCGGGCCGTGGCAGGCCCTCGCCGGCTCGACCTAGAGCCTCTACCGCCAGTTGGGCAGCACGACCGATGGGAGTGTCGTCCATCGGGGGCGGTGTTTCACGTGAAACATCCTCCCCCATCGACTCGGTTCGGGGACCGGGGACCGGATCGGTCATCGGTCCCGCGATGTTGGCGTCGGACCGCAAGGATTCACTCTCCTCGACTTCAGGCTCGCAATGAACAGAGCCTCCCATGTCTTCGGGGTCGTGAACCAGCGAGGCCCGTGCTTCTGTGGAGAAATCCACCTCTGTGGACAACTCCGTGCCCTCTCCGGGGGACGTGCTGTCACGAGGAGAGGGTCTTTTGCCGAAGGATCCCAGGGATCCCAGAGGGTTACGGTCGCGGGGTTCGGCCGCGGCGCGTCCGCGGCCGATGATGCCATGCAGCAGTGAGCGACGTTTCACGTGAAACACGATGCACAGCCCGCGGAGCCGTCACGGCGCGACACTCCGGCATGCATAGTTTTGGCAGCTTGTGTGGAGTACGTCTCGTCGTCAGGACGGATCAGTGAACGACTTCCCCACTCGACAGCACACGCCGAGAACCGTCCGCTTCCGCTGGAACGCCGTCAGCGACGCTTCCTGGTCCGCCCGGTACGCGCCGCCTTAGCCCGCTTGGCCGCGAAGCGGACGCCACCGGGACTCTCACCGACCTCCACCCGCACCACGGTGGCCAGCGGTTCCACAATGCCCTCGCCGACGTGCAGCACAGAGGTGTCCACGGCACCGAGCTTACTCAGAGCGGCTCCGGCAGCCTTGACCTCTTCCTCTGCGGTGTCGCCCTTGAGGAGCAGCATCTCTCCGTACGGACGCAACAGCGGGACGCCCCAGGCCGCGAGGCGGTCCAGCGGAGCCACTGCCCGGGCGGTCACCACGTGGACCGGCGGCAGCGTGCCGAGGACCTCCTCGGCTCGCCCACGCACGACGGTGACATGGTCGAGCCCGAGAAGTTCGACAACCTCGGTGAGGAAGTTCGTGCGCCTCAGGAGTGGTTCCAGCAGCGTGATCTTGAGGTCTGGGCGGACGAGAGCCAGGGGGATACCGGGCAGCCCGGCACCGGACCCCACATCGCACACGGTCACGCCCTCGGGGACCACCTCGGAGAGCACGGCACAGTTCATCAGGTGCCGCTCCCACAGACGGGGCACTTCACGGGGTCCGATCAGACCACGCTGGACTCCCGCGTCGGCCAGCAGCTCCGCGTAACGAACTGCGTCCGCGAAGCGATCGCCGAATACCGCCCGGGCCTGCTCGGGCGCAGGGGGGAGCTCCGCTGCCTCCGTCACGGGGAACCGTCCTTCCGTACCGCTTGAGCGCACTGCGCGCTGACTTCCAGGACTATCAGGAACTATGGGGGACTATCAGGCTGACAAAGTTCGGCCCCGCCTGCGAACACAGACGGGGCCGGAAGTACGACGTGCTTGATCAGGCGGGGAGCACGACGACGAAGCGCTGCGGCTCCTCGCCCTCCGACTCGCTGCGCAGGCCGGCGGCCTTGACGGCGTCGTGCACCACCTTGCGCTCGAAGGGGGTCATCGCCTTCATCTTCACCGGCTCGCCGGAGCTCCTGACCTCGGCCGCGGCCTTCGCGCCCAGCTCGGAGAGCTCCTCGCGCTTCTTCGCGCGATAGCCCGCGATGTCCAGCATGAGCCGGCTGCGGTCCCCGGTCTCCCGGTGCACGGCCAGGCGCGTGAGCTCCTGGAGCGCCTCCAGCACCTCGCCGTCACGGCCGACCAGCTTCTGCAGGTCGCGGCTGTGGGAATCACTGATGATCGAGACAGCCGCACGATCGGCCTCGACATCCATGTCGATGTCGCCGTCG of the Streptomyces aurantiacus genome contains:
- a CDS encoding ParA family protein, with translation MGGSVHCEPEVEESESLRSDANIAGPMTDPVPGPRTESMGEDVSRETPPPMDDTPIGRAAQLAVEALGRAGEGLPRPEQTRVMVVANQKGGVGKTTTTVNLAASLALHGGRVLVVDLDPQGNASTALGIDHHAEVPSIYDVLIDSKPLSEVVQPVPDVEGLFCAPATIDLAGAEIELVSLVARESRLERAIQAYEQPLDYILIDCPPSLGLLTVNALVAGAEVLIPIQCEYYALEGLGQLLRNVDLVRGHLNPDLHVSTILLTMYDGRTRLASQVADEVRSHFGEEVLRTSIPRSVRISEAPSYGQTVLTYDPGSSGALSYLEAAREIALRGAGVAYDAQHAHMGAHNEQSMVEGIQ
- the rsmG gene encoding 16S rRNA (guanine(527)-N(7))-methyltransferase RsmG, yielding MTEAAELPPAPEQARAVFGDRFADAVRYAELLADAGVQRGLIGPREVPRLWERHLMNCAVLSEVVPEGVTVCDVGSGAGLPGIPLALVRPDLKITLLEPLLRRTNFLTEVVELLGLDHVTVVRGRAEEVLGTLPPVHVVTARAVAPLDRLAAWGVPLLRPYGEMLLLKGDTAEEEVKAAGAALSKLGAVDTSVLHVGEGIVEPLATVVRVEVGESPGGVRFAAKRAKAARTGRTRKRR
- a CDS encoding protein jag, whose translation is MTEGTTSAAPEGGDTLTRLEQEGEIAADYLEGLLDIADLDGDIDMDVEADRAAVSIISDSHSRDLQKLVGRDGEVLEALQELTRLAVHRETGDRSRLMLDIAGYRAKKREELSELGAKAAAEVRSSGEPVKMKAMTPFERKVVHDAVKAAGLRSESEGEEPQRFVVVLPA